The Lonchura striata isolate bLonStr1 chromosome 13, bLonStr1.mat, whole genome shotgun sequence DNA window TGTGAAGTGTCTGTCTGCCCTGGTAGCCACCTCCAGCCAGCTCAGTCTCCTTGGTTTTTTAGATCACGCAAAACCACATCGTATTTTATCGGCATTAATCGGGGGTTTGTTGCACGTGGGATTTTAGGCTGTATTTGTAAGCAGGGAGGTGTTTGTGCTTATGTTTGTGCTCTCTGTGTGCCACAGGCCATCAGGATCATCCGTGCTGTCCTGGAGAAGTATGGCACCTACGAGAGCTTCGAGGTGGCCACGGGCGGGAGGCTGCTGAGCAAGTGCCAGATCTGGTCCGTGATCCGAAAGTACATGCAGAAGGAAGGCTGTGTGGGAGAGGTAACCCGTGTCCCTGCTTTATCACTtgtaaaacacagcaaaagAGTTATTTTCTGATTGGttacaaagaaaaaactttTCTGCTCTGAGCAGTGGTGTCCTTTCACCTCCAGCTTCATCCATACCCTGGCTTTAGGACTTGGGTGATGGTTCCCCACAAACTTCCTGTGATGTTTTCCATGTGTATCTCCCTTCTGTGCTTGAGAgagagggagcagctgctgcttgtcTGCATGACCATGCCAGGAGCCATTTGCTGCGTGCATGAGGCATCAGTTACTGTTGGGAAGCTGTCTCTTGCTGTTGGGAGTGGGAGGGCAGACTTCTCTGACAGCTGCCTTAAACCCACATGTCCAAAAGCAAAGCCAGGGGAAGAGATTTCCTGCTGTCCTGCAGGACATGCAGGTTATGGTGCTTTGAAACCCCAGGCTTGGGTTTTAAGGCTGGGAAATACGTGGTTAAGATACAACAGTAGCCATGTGGGATGAAGCCAGGGGAGAAGTTCAGCATCTCCTAACCTGGTTTCTCTGCActccctgcagcaccagcatGGAGCATCCCACAGCTGCCATTAAGGAGCTTTTTTTATCCCTTCCGCCAGCAAGGTGTGGGCAGAACAATTCCACCATCCTGGGTTCAAGGTGTGAGAAGGATTTCTGGACCTGGCTTTGTGTGGGTTGGCTTGCAGGGCTCCCAGGGGCTGTTGGCTGCAGGGCAGAGACTGTGTAGTGCTGGCTGGTGTGGGGCTTCTTCACTACTGCTTCTTGGCCAGACTCTATTTCCGACCTCTGATTTTTCACCTCTGTCTCCAAAGAGGATTGGTGACCATTTCTCTAAAGTATCACCTGGCCCAGTGGTATCCAGTGCATTCcatgcaggcagagcaggaatgaGTGGTCCCCTGAGGTACCTCCTGCCCAAGGACATTTCATTTCCTCCTCAAACGCCCTTGGTTTGCCCTGATGCCTCCTGAGGGTGTTCCTGGGATGTAGATTTGGCACCTTGGTCCTCCTAAGCCTGTTCTTGGGACAGAACAGATTTCTGCAGATGTTTCTCTGTAATTCATCTGCCTTTGAGTGCCCAGAGCCAGTCCCAATACCAGCCAAGCAGCTGCCAGTCTTACAGACCTGCACTTACAACTTGCTAGTTAAGCTCTATCTCTCAGGTTTATTAATTGATTAAATTCAGCTACTCTCTTCTCCATTAATTGAGCCCTGTCTGGGCAGAAAGCCATTGATTTTCTTACCTGTTGGCATACAGCTGGCTTCCTTCCAACCCTGTGTAATTGTCCCTGTGCTCAGAGCTATTGGGTGCTGGGCTCAATGAACCCTGTgcgtcccttccagctcaggacattctgtgattcacGGCAATGCAGAGTTCAGTCACTGTTTGCACATCAGTGTGGCTGTGTTATCCAGGACTTTTGATAAGTGCTTTGGAAACAATGAAAGCATTGGTTTGTTCCTTTCTGTCCAATGGAAATTTTGCTGGATGTGTCTGGGgtagggaagagaaaaaaaagggtttCACCTGCTCTCAATGCAGCAATGTTGGCAGAACTTGCTCTCTGTACAAGACCAAAACTTGTTGAAACTTCTGCATCACTGATAATCTCACATCCTGTCGGGGAACTGGGCAGTTTCAGGTGTGTGTCTCCCTCCCTGCACCTGTATCTCTGACTTTCACCATCTGTGCCCTGTCTGTTCTGCCGTGCTCTTTGCTTCCCTGATACGTACTAATCGTGATGGCTTGCTTGAAAGAGAAGAAACTCGTGTTGGGGTAGCATTAggccagagcaggagcagctggtgtGCCCCTGGCCACGGGCAGGCCTGGCAGGCAGCATGGCCAGGCTGGTGgcagcctctgcagctgcccttTGTCCCAGCACCGACCAGCACAGGCAGGATCCTGCTTTCCAGCACCGCAGGCAGCGCGCTCCTGGGTAAGTGTTCATGCTGTGATTAAATTTGTGCCCTCAAAAGCTGCTTTGTTGGGGTCCAAGCTGCAGATCCTGAagctcttctgcttttcttctgacTTAGGACAGACGTGATGCTGCCAGAGGTTTCTATATGGATTTCAGTGGGCTCACAGCGTGCAGCAGAGAAACACTTGGCCCCACTGGTAAGTGCTCCATGGCAATCCTTAGGGTTGTGGAGTGTTGTCAGCCTAAACAGTGCTGGCTGGTGTCTCTTGGGATCCCATCAATGGCCTCCCTCTACCTCTGAGCTGCTTGCTCAGTGTCAGAGGTCCTGAGCAGTGCCAGGTTGCTGGGGAGAGACAGGAACCCAAACCCCGGTGCCATGGGGACCACCAGAAGCCTTCCCTTGATTCCTTGAGATGAGCTCTTTCTCCATCAGTGCATTCACAAAAGCTGAATAAAACCATGGACCACAAGGATGCACTGGGGATGCTGCTCAGAATGAGAGAGGTCACAGACGTGGAGAGCTGGTCCTGCTGCTCTTTGGCTGGAGTTGCAGCCCTGGTTGTATCTGCCAAGCTGGAGGGTCCCAAAACAAGGCAAGTGGTGCTGCTCAGCAGGATGAGGTTTTGCAGCAGGAGAAGACCTGCAGTGGGCAGCATAAGAAGCTGTAGTCTCTGGCACTGCCCAAAGTTCCTTTCCATTGCTCCTGGATGCCTGGTTCTGCAAGAGGAGTCAGAAGTGAACTGACAAGGCTCAGCATTGGAAGGATTCCTTTTCACACTGTATGTTTTAACCCAGGTAAGCAGTTGCACTGTAAGTATTTTATGCTGTTTGTTTGCCCAGTGGTGGACTCTGTTAGGCTGCACTTTTCGCTTTCATAATAATAAATCTGACTTAAAGCAACCAATTCAgtctcctctcttttttttttaatatgagaaGAATTGTCATGTAGTAAAATAGGCATGTTTTCATCCTGAAAAGTGTCAGTTAGGAAATAACAGTGGTTTATAGTTAATAGGTATGTAGGATTGCTATCCTGAGGTTTGCCACTGTCAAACCTTGGATGCAAGTGCTCCCAGGGACCATCCTCCTTTGGTGGTGCTGCAGCTTTGAGTTGCTGCAGATCTGAAATCAGGTGGTCAGAAAATGCTGTTGGCTGGCAAGTTAACTTCTGGTGAGCAGCTCTCTTGGCTCCAGCACCTGTGATAGACAGCTTTCtcaaaataccattttttcTGTATAAAGATACTGAATAGTCCTACACCTGCAATGCCCATCCCTGCTGTGAATTGTGGCCAACACACGTGGTTCCTCCTGTGAGGGTATGCTGGCATGGAGCCATCCTTCCTGCTCATGTCTTGAAGCCTCAAATGGGAGAATCCGTGGAGGGGTCCATGAAAAGTGAACCAGAGCCTTGGATCCCTCAGGAGATGTTTCTTGCAGGGGTGCAGAGCCATTACAAAGCTGGTGCTGTTGGGTGCTCAGGGTGGGGTTGTTTTGATGGCCAAGGTTACTGCCCTGTCCCATTGCCAGTGGGGATGCAGAAGGGGGACCAGGCAGGTCTCCAGAGGATGTCCATCCTGTGTGGCCACAAAAGCGTGGGGAGCCCATGGGAGCAAGCTGGGGAGGTGATGCTGGAGCCAgagggatgctgcaggaggctgcccaggagctgcctgctccTCCACAGTGCCTGCTCAGCTTTGTTGGCTGTAAAGAGATTAAAGGTGCTACTTCATCCCTGCATGAGGTCATCTCCTCTCATTATTCCCCCCACCCCAGTGGCTCTTGCTGTCTGTCATTCTTTCGGGGAGCTGCAGCACAACCCAGCGATGGTGCAGCAGTGCCAAACGGTGCCGCCGTGGTGTCAGTGGATTTTTCTGACCATCTGCCACCATCTCATCCTCTGCCGAGAGCCAAGCCCCTGCTCATGGCCattgcctcctcctcctcctgcaggtggTGGTGCAGCTCACGGATGACCTCCTGTCCCAGGCAGTGATGATGGTGGAGGACAGCCGGCCCACGCTGGCCATCAACCTGGCGGGAGCACGGCAGCACTGGCTGGAGGGGATGCTGCGCCACGAGATAGGTCagcggggggctgggggggcagagccggggggtGCTCTGGGCATTCatcctgtcccctctccccaggCACCCACTACATCCGGGGCGTCAACAACACgcgccagccctggcacagctccgaGGGCCGCAAGCAGTACAGCCTGAAGCCCGCCAACCCCACGGAGGAAGGCCTGGCCAGCCTGCACAGCGTCCTGTTCCGCAAGCAGCCCTTCCTGTGGCGGGCAGCCCTGCTCTACTACACCATCGAGCGGGCCAGCCGCCTCTCCTTCTCTGCCCTCTTCCAGGACCTGGAGCAGTACGTCCAGGATGCTGGGGTTCGGTGGGAGTACTGTGTGCGGGCAAAGCGGGGCCAGACAGACACCTCGCAGCCAGGTACCATTGGGGGGTGTCAACTGAGTTTTGAGAAGAattctgtttatttgttttatatatttcttcttcgtttttttaaggaaaaacagTGTGTGGTGTGTTCTGCTGGTATGTATGTTGAGCATCACCAGTCCTGTAGAGTGCGAGTTGGCACAGGCAGCCAGAACAGGCACAAACTTAGGCTAGAACACAAAAAGTAAATTTATTCGCATTACCTCACTAACCGGGGGATCCCCAGAGCAACACCCAACACCTGGGAAGAGGAACACAAGATCAGAGGGTCACCAGCTTGCTGTTCACAAGCTTATCAAGGGTTACACCCAGGTGCAAGGTCACTTGAGCAATTTACAATCCTTCAGATCAGTGTTTtgcttttaaccctttcctcccAACATAGCCACAGCACCCAgtccctgcatccctccccATCCCGAGCACCACTCTCCCTGTTCTTGGGGAAGCAGCAGGCAAAGGAGAGAAAACATTTGGATACATTTGGATGCTTGCAGTGCTTTactctttaaaaaattacttggGGATTACTTGCAAGGGAAGTATCCCAGTGGGGTTGTGGCtctggctgcacccagctgcctccccagtgCCCGGCCCTTGGCACCCAGCGGTCCTGAGCCCTGGCACGCTTGTGGGCAGTGCCCTCATTCTGGTTACTGTGGTCAGCAAACGTTCAGGCAAGTGGAGGGTGGTGGGAAGCCAGGAGCCTTCTCTgaggtttttctgctgttccaGGCTGTTTCAGTAAGGACCAGGTGTACCTGGACGGGATTCTCCGCATCCTGCGCCATCGGCAGACCATCGACTTCCCACTGCTGGCTGCGCTTGGAAAGGTAACAGCCAGGGGGAGGGTGGGGCAGGGAGTGGCTGATCCCACAAACCCGTCCCATCCCGAAGCTCACACAGGCTCCCCTCAACCTCATGGCTTCCCAAAAACCAGCCCTTGCCTGGCAGCCCTTCAGCTCTTTGTCTTTCCCTGTGCTCATGGATCTCTGTGCCAGGGAAAGGCTGTTCTGAGTAGGATGCAAGGAAGGACAGGACAATCCATAATCCTCTGTGGGAGACCTTTGGGAAGAGGCTTAACCCAGCAGGTTAAGCCTTTCTGGCCCTTGGCCACAGCAGTCCTGCTGTCATCTGTCCTTGCAGTGACCGAAAATTACCAAACCCACAAACCCTTGCAaatcccacagccccagcagctctcctgctgccttcccGTGAGCAGCAGGGATGTTTTGACTGATCCAAGGAGGCTGCAAGGGCACTGGGAGCCCCTCATGGCACCTgccagggtttgggatggagcATCTCCGTGCTTCCTGCCAGGTGTCCTATGAAGATGTGAACCGGCTGAAGAAATTTGGGGTGCTGGAGAAGGCCCGCATCCCCCACTTCATGCAGGATCTGGAGCGGTACATGAAGCAGCTGGATCACATTGTCACCACCAATGGCCTGAACgaggaagagctggagcagctgctgcctgacTGAGGGGCACCCCCTGAACCAGCACCCCAGGGTGTAACTGGTGCTGTTTTTGGGTATTTattggggctggagcaggggcagagcctGAGGCAGGCGCTGTGCATGTAGCTCTGTGTAGGGTAGCGCGGCCAAGGGCCCGTGTGGTTGTGTTGATGTGTCCCCTGCATCGTCCCTGTGTATTTTGGGGATGCCTGTGCTGCTCCACGTGGCTTTAGGGAGCCAGAGAAGAGGGTTCAGGGGGAGTGAGGGTGGAGCTGGGACAATGTGCTGGTCCCCGAGTGCAGAAGACTCTGCTGGGGGAGTTGCAGTGGGGGGATTGCTGTAGGGTACCAGGAGTGCTCCCAGCACTGTGGTGGCATCTACTTGGGGCTAGAGACagggctgctggctctgggctgaGCCTGGCAGGGAATAAGGGCTGGACTGCACCCACAGATCACTCCATGGATGCCTTTTCCACTCCCTACCcctcccctgatgtccccccaccagcagcaggaaggagttCATTCCCCAGTACCAATCTTTGCCCAGCTCTGCACCCCAATTACAGCCACCCTGCCTGGCTTTGAGGACTCAGGGTGGGGACTGGGCTtgatgttaggaaaaaaagcGTGTAATAAAGGTGATGTAATGGAAAAGATGTGTGGGCAAAAGGTTGTGGATAGCATCAAAACCCAGGCTGGCACCACTGTTAACACCCACTGTGCCCCTTGCTGGCACAGGCAAAGCTGCATGGTCTGAGCTGCTGCGTCAGGGGCTGGAAGGGGTCATGGACTGTGACATACAACACACTGGACAGGACATCAGTAAATCAAAGCAGGCAAAAGTAAAAACTGCCAATCATGGCACCCCTGGGAGTACCCTCttaggagaaaacaaaacccaaaccaaacaaaccccacagctTCTCGTCTTACATCCCACTGAGCTCCTGCAAAGGTAGCACAGGCCAATCTGTGGCTCCAGAGAGCTCAGGCTCAATCCCAAAAGCTCCAAGTTTGGCTGCAAGCCCTGTTCGCAGCATCCCCAGCTGCCCCTCACTCCTcgtcctgcagggcagctgcaaATTCTTCACAGGGtgcctggagcaggcagggcagcacaaacCAAGCTTGGGAAAGGAAAGCACTTATCCCTGGGGATTCTGCTCCCTTCTAGTCCAGCTCTCCAAGGACATGCTGGCACTTTTCACAGCTGCCCTGCACAAACCCACTGGCAGCATGGTCAATTAAGACTCCGCTCTTTAATGTACTATTTCCTCCAACATTGCACTCCCCAACGCTGAATGCGATACAGCGCTGCTTTAAAAAGGTATTTACACACATCCCAGCATCACCCCCTTGTCAGCCCAAGGAGCAGGGCCTCAGCCCATGCTAAGACCCAACCAGGGGAAGTCTCTTGCAGCCTTTCTGTCAGAATGGC harbors:
- the MATCAP1 gene encoding microtubule-associated tyrosine carboxypeptidase 1; this translates as MGSGAAGGPGHGAPLCPCPSPPPPPAPRCPRGARRLSETGAGPRRSEGAAGRGGLRAAASLPHIARGRAEEGGGRRSPCLLVALRPRNVEAERERFFRASFAYDPQFEYAEPVPAAVLDKYGAASDRFVAQAIRIIRAVLEKYGTYESFEVATGGRLLSKCQIWSVIRKYMQKEGCVGEVVVQLTDDLLSQAVMMVEDSRPTLAINLAGARQHWLEGMLRHEIGTHYIRGVNNTRQPWHSSEGRKQYSLKPANPTEEGLASLHSVLFRKQPFLWRAALLYYTIERASRLSFSALFQDLEQYVQDAGVRWEYCVRAKRGQTDTSQPGCFSKDQVYLDGILRILRHRQTIDFPLLAALGKVSYEDVNRLKKFGVLEKARIPHFMQDLERYMKQLDHIVTTNGLNEEELEQLLPD